In Anthonomus grandis grandis chromosome 16, icAntGran1.3, whole genome shotgun sequence, a single window of DNA contains:
- the LOC126745535 gene encoding 5-aminolevulinate synthase, erythroid-specific, mitochondrial-like → MSCPFLNKFSHNYKQQYLPILKKLYGSHCPIASKSLKVKTSDKEETSVGLKCPFLQKVPQAVKQVEFQEVIKPDSEGTFNYNSFFSDQILKKKQDHSYRVFKKVNRIASEFPKAINHSANFSKSITVWCSNDYLGMSRHPEVIKEAVTALETYGTGAGGTRNISGNSTLHVDLEKTLAQLHQKESALLFNSCYLANHTTLYTLGRLLPNCQIFSDAGNHASMIQGIKNSRAQKHIFRHNDSLHLEELLSKADQNIPKVVAFETVHSMTGRVAPIKELCDLAHHYGAWTFVDEVHAVGLYGLNGAGIAERDEVMNGIDVVSGTLAKAFGHIGGYIAGTSYFIDFIRSYGSGFIFTTSLPPAVLAGANKSIQILASSEGRLLRKRHEKSVQYLKQKLIEAGFPVECSESHIIPISIGSPFLCSEISNRLIKNRGQYIQAINYPTVPKGEEKLRIAPTPFHSQSNMDRLVEDLWEVWRDLRLDFNNQGMIQ, encoded by the coding sequence ATGTCGTGTCCATTCTTAAATAAGTTTAGTCACAATTATAAGCAACAATATTTacccattttaaaaaaactctaCGGCAGCCACTGCCCTATAGCATCGAAgtctttaaaagtaaaaacttcCGATAAAGAAGAAACCTCTGTTGGCCTAAAATGCccatttttgcaaaaagtacCACAAGCAGTGAAACAGGTGGAATTTCAAGAAGTTATCAAACCAGACTCTGAAGGCACGTTCAACTACAACTCATTTTTCTCTGATCAAATACTCAAGAAGAAACAAGATCATTCctatagagtttttaaaaaggtaaaccGCATAGCGTCCGAGTTTCCAAAAGCAATAAACCATTCAGCAAACTTCTCTAAAAGCATTACAGTCTGGTGCTCCAATGACTATCTAGGTATGTCCAGACATCCAGAGGTAATTAAAGAGGCAGTAACAGCTTTAGAAACCTACGGAACCGGTGCTGGTGGTACCAGAAATATATCAGGAAACTCCACCCTGCACGTGGATTTGGAAAAAACGTTGGCACAACTGCACCAAAAGGAATCAGCATTGCTCTTCAATTCTTGTTATCTTGCTAACCATACCACCCTCTATACTTTGGGAAGGCTTTTACCAAACTGCCAAATATTTTCAGATGCAGGAAATCACGCTTCAATGATTCAAGGAATCAAAAACTCGAGGGCTCAAAAGCACATATTTAGGCATAATGACTCGTTACATCTTGAAGAACTTTTAAGCAAAGCTGATCAAAACATTCCAAAAGTTGTGGCATTTGAAACAGTTCATTCTATGACAGGTAGAGTTGCTCCCATTAAAGAACTATGCGACTTGGCTCACCATTATGGTGCTTGGACCTTTGTGGATGAAGTGCATGCTGTAGGACTCTATGGATTAAATGGAGCTGGAATAGCAGAAAGGGATGAAGTTATGAATGGAATTGATGTTGTATCAGGTACTCTTGCTAAGGCTTTTGGACATATTGGAGGATATATAGCAGGAACGTCTtatttcattgattttattagaagCTATGGTAGTGGCTTTATTTTTACCACGAGCTTACCACCAGCAGTACTTGCTGGGGCCAATAAAAGTATTCAAATTCTTGCTTCATCCGAAGGAAGGCTTCTTAGAAAACGACATGAAAAAAGTGTACAGTATCTTAAGCAGAAACTGATTGAAGCAGGATTTCCTGTTGAGTGCTCTGAAAGTCATATAATACCCATAAGTATAGGAAGCCCCTTCTTGTGTTCAGAGATTAGCAATAGGCTTATAAAGAACAGGGGTCAATATATACAGGCTATTAATTACCCGACAGTTCCTAAAGGTGAAGAAAAACTCCGGATTGCCCCCACCCCGTTTCATAGCCAAAGCAATATGGACAGATTGGTGGAGGATCTTTGGGAGGTATGGAGGGATTTAAGGCTGGATTTCAATAACCAGGGAATGATTCAGTAA